In Pseudomonas sp. LRP2-20, the genomic window AGGGCATTTCCCTCTCTTATCTGGAACAGCTGTTCGCCAAGCTGCGCCGCAGCAGCCTGGTCTCCAGCGTGCGCGGTCCGGGCGGTGGCTACCAACTGTCGCGCGGCATGGAAACCATCCAGGTGGCCCAGGTCATCGACGCGGTCAACGAATCGGTCGATGCCACCCGTTGCCAGGGCCTCGGGGATTGCCATGCCGGTGACACCTGCCTGACCCACCACCTGTGGTGCGACCTCAGCCAGCAGATCCACGAATTCCTCAGCGGCATCAGCCTGGCCGACCTCGTCATGCGCCGTGAGGTGCAGGAAGTCGCCCAGCGCCAGGACCTGCGGCGTGTCGCAGGCCGTACCGCCATGCTGGACAAGATTGAGACGTCCGCCGTCGACTGAAACTCTGCAGTGACGAGCGACGCCACCGCCTGATAGGAGATACCCATGAAGTTGCCGATCTACCTCGATTACTCCGCTACCACGCCGGTCGACCCGCGTGTCGCCCAGAAGATGGCCGACTGCCTGCTGGTCGACGGCAACTTCGGTAACCCGGCCTCGCGTTCCCACGTATTCGGCTGGAAGGCCGAAGAAGCGGTCGAGAACGGCCGTCGCCAGGTCGCCGAGCTGATCAACGCCGACCCGCGCGAAATCGTCTGGACCAGCGGTGCCACCGAGTCCGACAACCTCGCCCTGAAAGGCGTGGCGCACTTCTATCAGACCAAGGGCAAGCACATCATCACCTCCAAGATCGAGCACAAGGCGGTCCTGGACACCGCTCGCCAGCTCGAGCGTGAAGGTTTCGAAGTCACCTACCTGGAGCCGGGCGAAGACGGCATCGTCACCCCGGCCATGGTCGAAGCCGCCCTGCGCGACGACACCATCCTGGTCTCGCTGATGCACGTGAACAACGAAGTCGGCTCGATCAACGACATCGCCGCCATCGGTGAGCTGACCCGCTCGCGCGGCGTGCTGTTCCACGTTGACGCCGCCCAGTCGGCCGGCAAGGTCGAAATCGACCTGCAGAAGCTGAAAGTCGACCTGATGTCGTTCTCCGCGCACAAGGTCTACGGCCCTAAAGGTATCGGCGCGCTGTACGTCAGCCGCAAGCCGCGCGTGCGCCTGGAAGCCATCATCCACGGCGGTGGCCATGAGCGCGGCATGCGTTCGGGCACCCTGCCGACCCACCAGATTGTCGGCATGGGCGAAGCCTTCGCCATTGCCAAGCAGGAAATGGCCGCCGAGAACGTGCGCATCAAGGCCCTGAGCGACCGCTTCTTCAAGCAGGTCTCGGACCTCGAAGAACTGTACGTCAACGGCAGCAAGACTGCCCGCGTGCCGCACAACCTGAACCTGAGCTTCAACTACGTCGAAGGCGAGTCGCTGCTGATGTCCCTGAAGGACATCGCCGTATCGTCCGGTTCGGCCTGTACCTCCGCTTCGCTCGAGCCGTCGTATGTACTGCGCGCTCTGGGCCGCAACGACGAGCTGGCGCACAGCTCGATCCGCTTCTCCTTCGGTCGC contains:
- a CDS encoding IscS subfamily cysteine desulfurase, translated to MKLPIYLDYSATTPVDPRVAQKMADCLLVDGNFGNPASRSHVFGWKAEEAVENGRRQVAELINADPREIVWTSGATESDNLALKGVAHFYQTKGKHIITSKIEHKAVLDTARQLEREGFEVTYLEPGEDGIVTPAMVEAALRDDTILVSLMHVNNEVGSINDIAAIGELTRSRGVLFHVDAAQSAGKVEIDLQKLKVDLMSFSAHKVYGPKGIGALYVSRKPRVRLEAIIHGGGHERGMRSGTLPTHQIVGMGEAFAIAKQEMAAENVRIKALSDRFFKQVSDLEELYVNGSKTARVPHNLNLSFNYVEGESLLMSLKDIAVSSGSACTSASLEPSYVLRALGRNDELAHSSIRFSFGRFTTEEEVDYAAQKVCEAVNKLRELSPLWDMYKDGVDISKIEWAAH
- the iscR gene encoding Fe-S cluster assembly transcriptional regulator IscR, which encodes MRLTTKGRYAVTAMLDLALHAQHGPVSLADISERQGISLSYLEQLFAKLRRSSLVSSVRGPGGGYQLSRGMETIQVAQVIDAVNESVDATRCQGLGDCHAGDTCLTHHLWCDLSQQIHEFLSGISLADLVMRREVQEVAQRQDLRRVAGRTAMLDKIETSAVD